tttagaaaaatagaatttGTCCTTTGTGAAGAGGTGTCTCTTGTGCTGGCATGATGGCTTAGCAGCAAAGGCACCTGCCACCGTgatgatgacttgagtttggcCCTGggcccatatggtagaaggaaagaatggacTCACTGAAAGTCATCTGCTGccctccatgtgtgtgctgggtgtgCACGCTCCCACACTCCCATACAAAGTAAGTAAAAGCAAAAACGTTTTACGATTGTACCcccttgaggctggagagacggcttaaaGATTAAGgacgctggctgctcttccagaagatctaagtttggttcccagggccCATAGCAGGCAATTCCAGGCTACCTGGAACTTCACctcccagaggatccaatacctctggcctcttgtatgtgcacacacccacacacagatacacataattaaagatgaagtattctttttaaagtctcttcttgtgaaatcaccaaataatcaataaaaaatatatttaaaagtccCCTCCTGTTACTATTTTCGTCTGGGCTGCTAGACACTTGGTTCGCCACCGATTGGGTTAATCTGCGTGAGTGATGGTATAAATTCAACTTTGAGATGGAATTACCAAAATGAAACGCCTAGAGGTCAACCTGTGTGGAAGGAGAacacaggagagcaggagagttgTAGAGGTTTGGAGGGGCCGGAGGGCGCACCTTGGGCACCTCccctttcctggggctggagttgggCTTTCAGTAGCATTTGGAGTTGTTGGGTGGCTCAGCAGCCTGGCtctgtggtgtgtggggtggtggtgtgtgtgtgtgtgtgtgtgtgtgtgtgtgtatgcatgtgtgtatgcatgtgtgtatgcatatgtgtgtgtatgcatgtgtgtgtatgcatgtgtgtgtatatgcatgcgtgtgtatgtgtgtgtgtgtgtggtgtgtatgtttcaGGACAATATATTTCTTAACTTAGGAGAAACAAATGTCTTTGGGTATGCAGAATCTTGAGCTTTGTAGGAACTGCATGTCAAAGGCCCACGGTGTTGATGGGCGAACCCTCAACACATAGTGTGGCAATGTGAAGCTAGGTGAGCTAGGCGCCTGCAGTGTTTCAGTTACAGGAATCTCAAAGCATAGAAACCTGAAAGATTGGTCTGTGTGTTCTTAAGAAAGGTGCTAATATGAAGGTGAGTTTCCTGACCCTTCAATTGAGTCACCATAAGTCTCCTAACCTGTGTACCACACTGGAAGCCCAGGCAAGTAGCAGGCCAGCAGCAGGCACCCAGGAACAGACATGATGGTTAGTGAGTGGGGATGGGGTAGGACCTGGCTGGGCCCCTACAGAGCCCCTGGGCTCATGCCAGCCAAGCTTCTGTACGCTGGACTTCATCGTGACCTGTTCAGCCTGGGCCAAATCGGTGTCTTTGAGTTGCTCAGTAGCAACCAGCAAGGCTGAGGACCTCACTCATGTGGTCAGTGGAGAAAGGTTACACTGATTCAAGCTGAATCTCCCCAGGTGTGAGGGGCCTGTGGCTGTCTCCAGCTTCCGGCCTTGTTTGATGGTGAGTTCCCTTGATTTGGGTGTGGTCAGTCAGTGTGAAGCCGGAGGCTATGGGGCCAGAGGCTCAGTGGACATTGTCTATCCCTTCTCTTGACAGACCGCTGACAGGGTTCTTCTCTTTCATTGGTCGAGCCCTAGCATCTTAGAGGGAgactaagaaagagaaaagggacaaagCACTGTCCATTTGCACAGCACTAGAATCTGCACCCCAAATTGGTGGCATCTCCTGGTAGTCATtagacaaagagaagaaggaaaggcatCTCTGTGCTCTATATATTCACAGTGTGGGGCTGTGCCAAGGCCACTGTGGCCATGAGTACTAGAAATGAGGCAGGTGGAACAGAAATTGGCTCTGTGAGCAAGACAGCAACTTGAAGGCTGTCACGACGGCATGTGGAGACATAAACTGCCAATAAAAATGACGTCACCCACTTCTGTTCACTGTCTTTATGCGCCCACCAGAGAAATGTAATCGTCACACACCACCCATGTACCCTGTGTGGAGCATGTTGGAGGGAAAAGCCCAGTCCTGGGGACACTTTTACTACACTCCCTTACTttcctaaaaaaaacaaaacagagccaaAGCCAAATCCACTGCTCCCAAACTAGACAATGAGCTctgaacaaggaggaggaggaggaggaggaggaggggaggagggaggaggaggaggaggagaagagaaggggaggaggagaagaggagagaagaggaggaagagggaggaggaggaagaggaggagaagaggaggaaggggaggaggaggagcagcaggaggaggaggagcagcaggaggaggagcagcaggaggagaagaggaggaggagggggaggggaggagaaggaggaggaataggaggaggaagaggaggaggaggggaggaggaggagggggaggagaaggaggaaaagctagttcaaatcccagctgtAAAGGAAGTGCTTCCCCAAAGACTCACAATGATTCTTACCCAGACGAACTTAATCCTTTActcccggggtgggggtgggggaccggGACCAACCAGAGTCCCCTTGAGCGGTTTCAAAAGAGCCACTCCCAACAGGCGCCTTGGCTGGCTGAATTCTGCCGTCCAGCACAGAGGCTGTGGATTGTGGCCTCAGAACGGgaagcttgctgtgcaagcccagGATGCTTTATTAATAGGCACAATTGAGAAAGCTGTGGTGTTTCACCTTGGAAAACCCCGCCTTTGCTCACTTATCCATGCTCACGTTTTTTTTGATGATGTTTTTGGAGGACAGCTTGCAGTTTCAAACTGTGTTCTGATTTAATTTGAACTTTTATTTAGGATTACTAATTGGACACATTTTTTAGTGAAATAgtaaaaaagttatttttgtggggtgggggagttgctgttattgttttgtttagtcTAAATCTAGTTCAGGTTGACCTAGAATTGAAACCATTCTATTGGTTCTTATTTCCACATGCCCTGTTGAGGATGGAGCGTGaaccacacccagctctttaaaaactGCTTTCATTCTACTGGAAGGTGTTTTCTCCCCCACTACTATTTCAAagttaatctttttcttttcttgagagggtctcactgtgctgctcaggctggtctcagaatTCCCACTCTCTGTCTTCATCTCCTGCAGGTGGGGATCACTGGTGTGTCTCCACCCAACACTTGTACACATTTCCCGTATGAACTCATGAATCTGTTAATGGCGTGTGGATCCATTTTAAAATCTCAGACATTTCTTGGGGCCCTAGAAAAAGGATCCTAAACCAGTACCACTGTCTGAAGATTGAAATTATAAATCAAGTCATAAATGTACACttaatttgatattaaaatttaatcatattatttttataaaataagctTTAAATACTTTATTCTGCACACTATCCCTGgtctaaatataaataaaggattttaaaaaataatgacgTAATAACCCCAGCGCGAACACTTGTGTTCACCTTAAGTGAACTTGAAAAACAGCCTGTTTTGAAATGTGCAAAGCAGATTAGTTTAGGGGAGGGAAAagacatttaagaaataaaaaatagagaatTAGCAGAAACCAGTATTAAGCATACGTCTTTATGAATAAGACTTAATCACACACGTCATTTTGCAAGTACAAAAGGGCCTTTTCAAATGCACTAATTAAAGTTAAGCGCTATAGACTGGCGCTTTGCTGAGCGGCTGCCCTCTCCCGATTTGCTTTGCATGAACGAAAGCCAAGAAAATTGGTTAAATGGAGGCGGAAGCTGCTGAGGGCCACAGAGCGAAAACCAGGCAACATCTGGGGCTCGCAGGCTAAGGCTCAGACTAGGTACAGAGGCAGGATTCTGCGCTGCGGTCCGATTTTGTGAGCGACCAGTTCCCATGTAGTCCAGCGCCGAGTACTCACCGGTAGCCCGGCTTCCTCCAGAAGTTCCCGAACTGGTGCAGAGGGGCTTGGTTGGCCCTGGAGCTAGACTGGAGACCTTGGCTGACCCTCCAGGGTCAAATAGCCCTGAGCAGGTTGTGCGGGCTCCACCAGTCCCGTTGGGACAAGCAGAATGAAGTGACGCCCACCTCAGCCTACAGGAGGCAGATGCTGGGCGGTCCAGGCTTATTTAGGGATGTTTCCATAGACTTTTGAGGCCGGCTTGCGTTTCCTGAGTCTCGGGGCAGGCAAGCTCAGACTTGGAAAATGTTGCAAACCTCACCTCCTGGGTTCTTCCTGCGTCtgcctccacatcctctccaaagGACCGCGGCGGAATCTTGCTCATCGGTCGAGTCTGGAGTCTTGGAGCTGACAGAGGTCCGAGGTGAGGGGCCACACCTGTCCTGCGGAACACGTCTAGTTGGAGCAAGGCCCTGCAAATTGGCTTAGAAGGAACTGGGGCAGAGGACAATTCCCAATGCTAGGCTGTGGTCAAGCGCAGTGCTCGGTGCCTGCGCCTCAAGCTTTGGACCGAGTCACTTGTCAGAAGCGGGACCAGCCACTATCTGTTCCCTCCCGTGGCCTCTTTTAGCTGAGATAGCTCCGTAGATGTGGCTGGGTTTAGAGTCCAGCGCCAAGTCTCTGGCTCTGCCAGGATGGGTTTCGCATTCTGCACCCAACAGTTCTGAAAGGGAGTCCATGGTCTTCTCAGGGTCCCGCCAGCGAGGACAGGAGACAGTCTAAATAGAAAGGCGGCTGCAAAGGGGCTTGGGGCCGTCAGGGCTTCTCGCCACAGTGTTTGCAAAGCGCCGAGGGAGATCCGGAGAAGGTGGCACACTTGTCTGGGCAGGGCCCGAGTGCGGCGCCGGCCGTGAACGGGTAAACCGCTGCCTGACCGAAGGGCGTCAGAGGCGCGGCGGCCACCGGTGCCGCGAGGCTCTGACCTTGGTTAAGGTAGGCCACCAAGCGCCGCATCTCCTCCAAGGCCTGCGCCTGCATGAGGATGTAGTTCTTGGCTAGCAGAAGCGTGGCGATTTTGGAGAGCTTGCGCACCGACGGGCTGTGCGCGTAGGGGATGACTGCGCGCAGCCCGTCCAGCGCGTCGTTCAGGTCGTGCATGCGTCTCCGCTCGCGCGCGTTGATGCTGAGCCTCAGGGAGCGTTGCTCCCGGGGCCGCCGCCGTGCGTCCACCGCGACCCCGGGccctcgccgccgccgccgcctctcGAAGGCTTCGTCCTCGTCGCCGCTCTGCTCGCCGCTGCTCTCGACCGTCGCGGCGGGGACGCGGGAAGCGGGCGCCGCGGGGAGGTCACCACCAGGACCCGATGCACCGAAGCCGCGTGTCGTCTCCGGTCCGCGCGCCGCAGCGTAGGCGTGGCTGGTTGCCGCGTAGCCGTGGCTGAGCGCCAGGTACGAGTCCCCCGACAGCGACTTGAGCTCAGCCATGACCCCGGGAGCCTGATATAACAGTGCGGCTTACTGCCCTGCGGGGACTTCCACCTTTCCCGCTGTCTGTCAGTCCCGGGGCCTCCGCGTGGCCTCTCCGGCCGGCCACCCCTCCTGCGCCTCCTCACCAGCGCGTGGCCGGCCGGGGCCGCTCTACCTCCCACTCGTATTGGCTTCGTTTTTTAAGCAGCTGAGGCGCCCGCTGGGACTTCGCGCTGTCCAATCAGAGGGGACCTGCTGCCCGCATCTTCCCAGTCCCGCTCCACCCTCTACGCGTACCCACAGGCCTGAAGGGGAGCCACGGACCTGAGGGCGCTTTGCCTGCTTCTTGGCGCCTCAACTACCATCTCTTGTTTCCTAGGGGGTCATCTTCCCAAAGCTCCGGTCCCGGGTACTGGCTTCAGTCTTGCCTTGTTCTGGGTCCCCATCCGCAGGATCTAAGCGGATCTGGAGCGGGAGCTCCCAGTCGGGTTCTCCTTCAGGTCTCCGAATCAGAGGCCCGGCCTTGCGGGTTGAATTATACCATCTTCCTGTAGGCGTCCGGTCCTCGGTCCCTCTGCCTATCGCCTCAACACGAAAGTGTGTCCCAGTGTGGCTCCCGCGTTTGGGATGGAACCTTTTTCTTAGGACACACAGAAGTTTCCCTCGACTTCTGAGGTGAAGGATTTCCAGTCTTGTCCTGGGAGGAGAGTATGATGGATTTTCTCAGTTTGGGTTGGGGAGTGAGGGACCAGCAGGGGTCGCAGAGGTCGCTGTAGTAGCATCCAGTTCCCTTCTTGTAAGTGAGGAACTGGGGTTGACCTGCCTAGGCCTCAGTCCCAGCCCAGACCCCTCCCCACACAACAGGTAGCCAAGATCCTGGTGCTTCCTGTGCCCCAACTATTCCTGAATGTCTGATTCCGATGTTGTCATCCTCTCAGGAGCACGGACTGTGCTAGGTAGGCACTGGTTCATCTTTCTTGGTGTGGGAGCTAAAGCCTCGGCCCTATTGGAGGCTCAAACTCTCTGAGGTTAGGAAAGGCAGAGCAGGCTGTGTTTCTGGTaccacaggaggcaggctcctGTTGAAGGCTCCCTTTCTACCTAGAGAACACGAGTccctgcaggctgcaggctggcCCTTCAGGCGGCAGGCTGGCCCTTTGATTTGTCAACTAAAGGTCCAAAAATGAAGGCTGCTGAGGGGCTTAGTGCACTTTCCCCACAAGGTGTGAACTTGCCAGGGCTCTGTGGTTTCAGCAAGAGGTGAATTCTCTTCACTATGGTAAGAGATTGGGTCACCCTGGCTTCCAACACAAGGCAGAATGGTTCACGAGGCCACAAGGCCATGCTGTATGACCTTGGCAGTGTCTGTTAGCTTCTCTGTTCTCTGAGTTTCACTAGGAAAGAAATTATTCCACTGTTGGGCACTCTCTAAGAGTGCATAGATGACTGAAGCATGTTCATGATGTGAGTGGGTGAGAGCCATGTGTTTTCTGGAAGGTTCCAGGGGCTCCCTGCCATTTCTAGTATGCAAGaacacagatataaacacatatgtgctTAAGGAACAACAGGCTTTGCTCTGggctaagaaaagaaagaaaccagacaaCAGCTTCTTGACTGCCCAGAACTAGTTCACCATATGACTTGAAAGTATCACCTGGAAGGGCATCCTGGCTCAAAGGATGAGGTGTCTCTGGGTTGATAGCTGTATTCGTGGGAGTTGGTGGAGACCCCACTGGGATCCTGAGACTGTGGATCACTTCAGGCAACCGGAAGGGACAAGACCTACAAGAGGATTAGTAGGGAGGGGGGCATTGAGATGCAGACAAGGAGAGGCACACACCAACATCACAAGCCCCTGAAACTGTTCAGGGGAGTCTGCCTTCTTGAATGGCAGGGAGGCTGGCCTTCAGGGAGACATCCTGGTAGAATATTTCTAAGACTGCCCCAGTGACCACAGCTGCAGAGGTGGGACAGAAGAGGGACAAGGGACACCCTTGCCTGTGTCTGCTCCAGTCCAGTAGAACGTCCAGGGTCTGACCAAAGCAGTGTGGGAGGCTAGGGGGAGTGCATTGTTTGGATGGATCCAGGTCTCAGCCTGTGGATGGAGGATGACCTCTGTGGACATGCTAAATTGAGGCTCTTGGGTGATGTCGACAGGACATTGTGAGAACGTGGAAATGTTAGGAGTGGGGTGTCAGCAGGGTGCACTAAATTCTGGGCCACAGCCATGAATGAGGTGGGTCTTCAAGTTTGGCTTTAACAATGACTGCCATTGACTTGGCGTTGATGCTATGAGCCAGGTCTGTTAGGGAATGGGCGTTGAGCTTTCTAAACTGCTCAGCCAGGAGAGCTCTAGTTAGATGATTAGTGGTCATTGTCTACTTGACAGAATCTACAAACACTCGAGAGGTAGAACTTTGGGCATTTCCATAGGGGACATCTTGGTCCTGACAGTAGAGCTAAGAAAGCAGGTCTGCTGTGCCCTGGGGTGGGATCCTGGGCTGTGTAAAGTGAagagaatggggctggagagatgttggctcagcggttaagagcactgactggtcttccagaggttctgagttcaattcccagcaaccacatggtggctcacaaccatctgtaataggatctgacgccctcttctggtgtgtctgaagacagagacagtgtactttcacatacataaaataaataaatctttagaaacaTGAAGAGAGAGATTTGAGCAAAAGTTGCTTTCCTATTCTGGCTGTGAATATGATGTCATCTGCTTCAAGTTCCCACCACCTCAATTTTCTCACACGATACTGTGCATCTAACTATGAACTAAAACCCTtttttctgtaagttgctttttgCCAGCCTGTTTATCACacctaagaaaaagaaattgagatgTCCGGTTAATCAAGAACATTCAGTTGCACTCATCACAGCTCTGAAGGGCTAGGTTGGAgaaacttgggggttggggggataggCGTGTTAGCCTGCCACCTCTTTGTTTGTAATAGGCAAGATGTCTGGGTGTGGAACACTTGCCTTTTATCACAGCACTTGGCaaacagaggcaggcgggtctctaagttcagggccagcctggtctccgtagtgggtttcaggacagccagagatacatacgAGATTCTGTCAAAACCAACGAACCAAACCACAAGCTGATTTGCAATAGGCGAGCTACGAGGCAGGGTTTTGCAATGCCACACTGCCACCTGCTGGATGGTAAGGAGATTGCACAAGCAACTTCTCAGG
The DNA window shown above is from Rattus rattus isolate New Zealand chromosome 5, Rrattus_CSIRO_v1, whole genome shotgun sequence and carries:
- the Bhlhe23 gene encoding class E basic helix-loop-helix protein 23, translating into MAELKSLSGDSYLALSHGYAATSHAYAAARGPETTRGFGASGPGGDLPAAPASRVPAATVESSGEQSGDEDEAFERRRRRRGPGVAVDARRRPREQRSLRLSINARERRRMHDLNDALDGLRAVIPYAHSPSVRKLSKIATLLLAKNYILMQAQALEEMRRLVAYLNQGQSLAAPVAAAPLTPFGQAAVYPFTAGAALGPCPDKCATFSGSPSALCKHCGEKP